CCTGGATGAATTAAATCTCGTAAGCCCTTCCCAGTCTCATCTTTCGCACCATAAATCAATTTCTTCACCCGTGCAAGTAAAATAGCGCCTGAACACATCAAGCAAGGTTCTTTCGTCACATAAAGAGTACAGTCCAAAAGCCGCCAGTTTTTAAGATGATTCGCTGCTTGAGTAATCGCGATCATCTCCGCATGGGCCGTAGGATCTTTTAAAAGCTCCACTTGATTATGCGCCCGGGCAATGATTTTTTCTTCATAAACAATGCAAGCACCCATCGGAGACTCCCCTCCCTCAAAGGCCCTGTCCGCCTCTTTCAAGGCTTCAGACATAAAATAAGAATCTTTTTCATCCTTAGAAATCATGCTGCTTGTCTCTTCCTACTTCGCCGATACTCATGAACTTCGTGCGCCCGGCAGGATTTGGCGC
This is a stretch of genomic DNA from Chlamydiota bacterium. It encodes these proteins:
- a CDS encoding nucleoside deaminase, with the translated sequence MISKDEKDSYFMSEALKEADRAFEGGESPMGACIVYEEKIIARAHNQVELLKDPTAHAEMIAITQAANHLKNWRLLDCTLYVTKEPCLMCSGAILLARVKKLIYGAKDETGKGLRDLIHPGYEAAFQQLERVGGVLAEPCQLLLKEFFKKVERWLSGR